Proteins encoded together in one Thermoleophilaceae bacterium window:
- the rpsL gene encoding 30S ribosomal protein S12, whose translation MPSINQLVRKGRKKPKKKVATPGLKSGQGRKKRLAAPQRRGVCTRVYTTTPKKPNSALRKVARVRLTNGMEVTSYIPGEGHNLQEHSVVLVRGGRVKDLPGVRYKVVRGTLDAAGVSDRKKARSQYGVKAK comes from the coding sequence GTGCCAAGCATCAATCAGTTGGTTCGCAAGGGCCGCAAGAAGCCCAAGAAGAAGGTGGCCACGCCGGGCCTCAAGTCCGGCCAGGGTCGCAAGAAGCGCCTCGCCGCGCCTCAGCGCCGCGGCGTCTGCACGCGCGTCTACACCACCACCCCCAAGAAGCCGAACTCCGCGCTGCGCAAGGTCGCGCGCGTGCGGCTCACCAACGGGATGGAGGTCACCTCCTACATCCCGGGCGAGGGGCACAACCTGCAGGAGCACTCGGTGGTCCTCGTTCGAGGCGGCCGTGTGAAGGATCTTCCGGGCGTCCGCTACAAGGTCGTCCGCGGCACCCTCGACGCCGCCGGAGTGAGCGACCGCAAGAAGGCGCGCTCCCAGTACGGCGTCAAGGCGAAGTAA
- a CDS encoding HAD domain-containing protein, protein MNQSRSKQPVLFVDVDGVISLFGFSPADPPPGSFHFVDGVMHCINEACGPRLTRLSERYELVWATGWEEKANEYLPHLLRLDVPELPVITFGADAVFGSAHWKLAAIDTYARGRPAAWVDDFLDEQCERWAAERDEPTLLVRTESHSGLTDELAEELIMWAESLERQ, encoded by the coding sequence ATGAACCAATCCCGCAGCAAACAGCCTGTTTTGTTCGTAGACGTGGACGGCGTCATAAGCCTGTTCGGCTTTTCGCCGGCGGATCCCCCTCCGGGCAGCTTTCATTTCGTGGATGGCGTGATGCACTGCATCAACGAGGCCTGTGGACCTCGTCTGACACGCCTGAGCGAGCGCTATGAGCTCGTGTGGGCCACCGGCTGGGAGGAGAAGGCCAACGAGTACCTCCCCCATCTGCTGCGGCTCGACGTGCCCGAGCTGCCGGTGATCACCTTTGGCGCCGACGCGGTCTTCGGCTCCGCCCATTGGAAGCTCGCGGCGATCGACACTTACGCGCGGGGGCGGCCGGCCGCGTGGGTGGACGACTTCCTCGACGAGCAGTGCGAGCGCTGGGCCGCGGAACGCGACGAGCCGACCCTTCTGGTGCGCACCGAGTCGCACAGCGGGCTGACCGACGAGCTCGCGGAGGAGCTGATCATGTGGGCTGAATCATTGGAGCGCCAGTGA
- the rpsG gene encoding 30S ribosomal protein S7 gives MPRRAAAGIRPIEPDPVYNSRLVQQIINKVMVSGKKSLSERIVYDALDILSRRSNKEPVESLEQSIAALTPNLEVRSRRVGGATYQVPVEVPARRARTLAVRWLVEFSRGRREKTMAERLAGELLDAQSEQGGAYKRKEDIYRMAQANKAFAHYRW, from the coding sequence ATGCCGCGTAGAGCAGCAGCAGGCATTCGCCCCATCGAGCCGGACCCGGTCTACAACTCGCGGCTCGTCCAGCAGATCATCAACAAGGTGATGGTCTCCGGGAAGAAGTCGCTGTCGGAGCGGATCGTGTACGACGCGCTCGACATCCTCTCGAGGCGCTCCAACAAGGAGCCTGTGGAGTCGCTCGAGCAGTCGATCGCCGCGCTCACCCCCAACCTCGAGGTGCGCTCCCGCCGCGTCGGCGGTGCCACCTACCAGGTGCCGGTTGAAGTCCCCGCCCGCCGCGCCCGCACGCTCGCGGTGCGCTGGCTCGTCGAGTTCTCCCGCGGTCGCCGCGAGAAGACGATGGCGGAGCGTCTCGCCGGCGAGCTCCTCGACGCTCAGTCGGAGCAGGGCGGCGCCTACAAGCGCAAGGAAGACATCTACCGGATGGCGCAGGCCAACAAGGCCTTCGCCCACTACCGCTGGTAG